The proteins below are encoded in one region of Cyclopterus lumpus isolate fCycLum1 chromosome 8, fCycLum1.pri, whole genome shotgun sequence:
- the srrm2 gene encoding serine/arginine repetitive matrix protein 2 isoform X3: protein MYNGIGLTTPRGSGTNGYVQRNLSSLRVKRPRDERGGERDEKDRERLESQLNRQPNADILEHQRKRQLEVKCAELQDMMEEQGYSAEEIEEKVNSFRMMLQEKQEPAPAATDRPTATETHALAAANQQKNDRLRAAFGISSDYVDGSSFHADRKEKEKEKKEQDRLERERQQQKYTLVEDSDNSDSPPKKRGRKKKKKNKNRDSSSESQSPSPRREKKKSKKKKKKREASEDEEEDDASSSEETRQESKKKTKKNPSSSPPKAKAVRQRSASSSSAHSQSPAPPRSRQQDQTARKGDEGRKGRSPERRRRGYEESSPPHQGGEGRPHLEREKERDVEKTSKRRHDSSSPSPPPPDKSREKEKRRRSRSMENEREKGRRSRSMENEREKGRRSRSMENEREKGRRSRSMEKERGRSPRSREVERGRRSRSRGNARGRRSRSRDNERARGRRSRSRDVEKGRRSRSRERRDKGKESVPQRIRNDSSSSRSPPPPPPPPPPPKQETRRERSRDTEQEKDRNKQDKKTRRGSSSSSPPPVKDRPRRERSEERERRTDRGLDSRKDPGKRQEKEPSPLQQKNDRRRDGGRPSPVTNGRQREREDERRRGKDGDGAKEKDRLPNKQREHDGERAQEGGRKGGEDVRSSAGTRRDRSRATEKGARPEKARSPPPTKENRDDKEKRAEKKRESSSSSSGSSSSSSSSSSSSGSDSDSSSSSSSSSSSSEDEAKGKKSASEATESSVPSKSVPAAIGAAVERYLANGRKESPASASEGDGPPRTQKERDGGGDQREKERAPAEGKKGQERYSPTQMDSPSPPPSPANRADAGEDAEEQKPRAEAKVGERARRGEGDAPRRPAGSSATARRSRSPAQKTAAASQARRTPPRQYQEPPPRSRRASPPPAWSNRDRERERDRERDRERERDRERDRERDRERVASRGGRSRSPRRRNRSRSRSQRRQSPPNRSRRSPSPQRRRRSSRSLSRERARERDQERVRQRELDQERDRVKEPLLPKDVPPPNRSSSSSSSSSGSSSSSSSSPSPQREKKDAKAAPKMEDEKRGDREQKGRPSRDSSHAPTSGGRGSQSDSRRSDIPSRRSPPLPPLPPPAASQPETKPPSRAPSRKSPLAAPQEPEQPVRSESAVNGKEASTIKKASRSSSSSSSSSSSSSSSSSSSSSDSSDSEVEQGKGKTVKAQSSPSSSSSSENEKETKKKSPALPQRVPADSLRDSRSLSYSPPKYMRAAPPSPSRRSGSRPSPSRSSRGRRRK from the exons ATGTACAATGGGATCGGCCTGACGACTCCGCGGGGCAGCGGCACGAATGGCTACGTGCAGCGCAACCTGTCGAGCCTGCGGGTCAAGCGTCCGCGGGACGAGCGCGGCGGCGAGCGGGACGAGAAGGACCGGGAGAGGCTGGAGAGCCAGCTCAACAGACAGCCCAACGCCGACATCCTGGAGCACCAACGGAAGAGGCAGCTGGAGGTCAAGTGTGCCGAGCTGcaggacatgatggaggagcaagG GTATTCGGCTGAGGAGATCGAGGAGAAGGTGAACAGCTTCCGTATGATGCTGCAGGAGAAGCAGGAGCCGGCTCCCGCCGCCACCGACAGACCGAC GGCGACGGAGACTCACGCTCTGGCCGCAGCCAACCAGCAGAAGAACGACCGTCTTCGCGCCGCTTTCGGCATCTCCAGCGACTACGTGGACGGCTCGTCCTTCCACGCCGACcgcaaggagaaggagaaggagaagaaggagcaggaccGCCTGGAGAGGGAGCGGCAGCAGCAGAAATATAC gtTGGTGGAAGATTCAGACAATTCAGATTCTCCTCCCAAGAAGCGCGGccggaagaagaaaaagaaaaacaagaacagagacag CAGCTCAGAGAGTCAGTCCCCATCTCCCCgacgagagaagaagaaatccaaaaagaagaaaaagaaacg TGAAGCGTCggaagacgaggaagaagaCGACGCCAG CTCTTCAGAGGAGACTCGGCAGGAgtcaaagaagaaaacaaagaagaatcCAAGTTCCAGTCCTCCGAAAGCGAAGGCGGTGCGACAGCGAAGCGCCTCCTCCAGCTCGGCTCACAG CCAGTCTCCGGCTCCACCGAGATCACGTCAACAGGACCAAACTGCAAGGAAAGgtgatgaaggaaggaaggggagatCCCCGgaaaggaggagacgaggataCGAGGAGAGCAGTCCGCCTCATCAGGGAGGAGAAGGG AGGCCCCATCTTGAGAGGGAAAAAGAGCGTGACGTGGAGAAGACCTCCAAGAGGAGACACGACTCTTCATCGCCTTCTCCACCGCCGCCTGATAAAagcagggagaaggagaaaaggaggcGTTCAAGGAGCATGGAAAacgagagggagaaagggaggcgTTCAAGGAGCATGGAAAacgagagggagaaagggaggcgTTCAAGGAGCATGGAAAacgagagggagaaagggaggcgTTCCAGGAgcatggagaaggagagaggaaggagccCCCGAagcagagaggtggagagagggaggcgtTCGAGGAGCAGAGGCAACGCGAGGGGGAGGCGTTCAAGGAGCAGAGACAACGAGAGGGCGAGGGGGAGGCGCTCCAGGAGCAGAGACGTGGAGAAAGGGAGGCGTTCAAGAAGCAGAGAAAGGAGggacaaaggaaaggagagtgTTCCTCAGAGGATCAGGAATGACTCGTCTTCGTcccgttctcctcctcctcctcctcctcctcctcctcctcccaaacAGGAAACTAGGAGGGAAAGGAGCAGAGACACTGAGCAGGAAAAAGACAGGAATAAACAGGACAAAAAGACGAGACGtggctcctcgtcctcctcgcctCCCCCTGTGAAGGACAGGCCTcggagagagaggagcgaaGAGAGGGAGCGTAGGACCGACAGAGGCCTGGACTCCAGGAAAGACCCCGGTAAGAGACAGGAGAAAGAGCCGTCTCCTCTCCAACAGAAGAACGAccggaggagggatggaggacgCCCGTCGCCCGTCACCAACGGCCgtcaaagagagagggaggacgagaggaggcgaggaaaaGACGGCGATGGCGCCAAGGAGAAGGACCGGCTTCCCAACAAGCAGAGGGAACACGATGGAGAGCGAGCTCAAGAAGGCGGCCGGAAGGGAGGCGAGGATGTCCGCTCCTCTGCAGGAACTAGGCGAGACCGGTCCAGAGCCACCGAGAAAGGCGCGAGACCTGAGAAGGCGAGGAGCCCTCCTCCGACCAAGGAGAACCGAGACGACAAGGAGAAACGGGCCGAGAAGAAAcgggagagcagcagcagcagcagtgggagcagcagcagcagcagcagcagcagcagcagcagcgggagTGACAGCGAcagctcctcgtcctcctcgtcttcatcctcgTCCTCTGAAGATGAGGCCAAGGGGAAGAAGTCCGCGTCAGAAGCGACGGAAAGTAGCGTCCCCTCGAAAAGTGTCCCGGCCGCCATCGGCGCCGCAGTCGAACGCTATTTGGCCAACGGTAGAAAAGAAAGCCCCGCCTCCGCCTCCGAGGGTGACGGGCCTCCGAGAACCCAGAAGGAGCGAGACGGGGGAGGAGaccagagggagaaggagagagctCCTGCAGAGGGGAAGAAAGGCCAGGAGCGCTACAGCCCCACGCAGATGGACAGCCCCAGTCCTCCTCCGTCCCCGGCCAACAGAGCAGACGCCGGCGAGGACGCCGAGGAACAGAAACCCAGGGCGGAGGCCAAAGTCGGGGAGAGGGCGCGAAGAGGGGAGGGCGATGCGCCCAGGAGGCCCGCCGGGTCCAGCGCCACAGCCAGGAGGTCACGCTCTCCGGCCCAGAAGACCGCCGCCGCCTCCCAAGCACGTCGCACTCCACCCAGGCAGTATCAGGAACCCCCGCCCCGATCCAGgagagcttctcctcctccggccTGGTCCAACcgggacagggagagagagagagatagagagagggacagggagagagagagagatagagagagggacagggagagagaccgTGAGCGGGTTGCCTCGAGGGGGGGCCGGTCCAGAAGCCCAAGAAGGCGCAACAGGTCCAGGTCTAGAAGCCAGAGGAGGCAAAGTCCCCCCAACAG gtcccgGCGCTCCCCCTCTCCACAGCGCCGGAGGAGGAGCAGTCGCTCCCTCTccagagagagggcgagagaacGAGACCAGGAGAGGGTCCGGCAGAGGGAGCTGGACCAAGAGAGAGACCGGGTGAAGGAGCCTCTCCTCCCAAAAGATGTTCCCCCGCCCAACaggtcctcctcttcctcctcttcctcctccggctcctcctcttcctcttcgtcctcgCCTTCACCACAGCGAGAGAAGAAAGACGCAAAAGCGGCGCCGAAGATGGAGGACGAGAAGAGGGGGGACCGAGAGCAGAAGGGCCGCCCCTCCAGAGACTCCTCCCACGCCCCGACCtcgggggggaggggctccCAGTCGGACTCCCGGCGCTCCGACATTCCCTCCAGAaggtctcctcctcttcctcctcttcctcctccggcCGCCAGCCAACCGGAAACCAAACCGCCGTCTCGAGCTCCGAGCAGGAAGTCTCCGTTGGCGGCGCCTCAGGAGCCGGAGCAGCCGGTCAGGAGCGAGAGCGCCGTGAACGGGAAGGAGGCGAGCACGATCAAGAAGGCCAGTcggagcagcagctccagctccagctcctcgtcctcctcctcttcctcctcttcctcgtcctcttcagACAGCTCCGACTCCGAAGTGGAGCAAGGAAAAGG gAAGACGGTCAAAGCTCAAAGCtctccttcctcgtcctcctcatcgGAGAACGAAAAGGAAACTAAGAAAAAGAG CCCCGCCTTGCCTCAGAGGGTCCCCGCCGATTCGCTGAGAGATTCCCGCTCGCTCAGTTATTCTCCTCCGAAGTACATGAGAGCGGCGCCGCCCTCGCCGAGCCGCAG GAGCGGCAGCAGACCGTCGCCGAGCCGCTCGTCAAGAGGCAGACGGAGGAAATGA
- the srrm2 gene encoding serine/arginine repetitive matrix protein 2 isoform X6, translating into MYNGIGLTTPRGSGTNGYVQRNLSSLRVKRPRDERGGERDEKDRERLESQLNRQPNADILEHQRKRQLEVKCAELQDMMEEQGYSAEEIEEKVNSFRMMLQEKQEPAPAATDRPTATETHALAAANQQKNDRLRAAFGISSDYVDGSSFHADRKEKEKEKKEQDRLERERQQQKYTLVEDSDNSDSPPKKRGRKKKKKNKNRDSSSESQSPSPRREKKKSKKKKKKREASEDEEEDDASSSEETRQESKKKTKKNPSSSPPKAKAVRQRSASSSSAHSQSPAPPRSRQQDQTARKGDEGRKGRSPERRRRGYEESSPPHQGGEGKRPHLEREKERDVEKTSKRRHDSSSPSPPPPDKSREKEKRRRSRSMENEREKGRRSRSMENEREKGRRSRSMENEREKGRRSRSMEKERGRSPRSREVERGRRSRSRGNARGRRSRSRDNERARGRRSRSRDVEKGRRSRSRERRDKGKESVPQRIRNDSSSSRSPPPPPPPPPPPKQETRRERSRDTEQEKDRNKQDKKTRRGSSSSSPPPVKDRPRRERSEERERRTDRGLDSRKDPGKRQEKEPSPLQQKNDRRRDGGRPSPVTNGRQREREDERRRGKDGDGAKEKDRLPNKQREHDGERAQEGGRKGGEDVRSSAGTRRDRSRATEKGARPEKARSPPPTKENRDDKEKRAEKKRESSSSSSGSSSSSSSSSSSSGSDSDSSSSSSSSSSSSEDEAKGKKSASEATESSVPSKSVPAAIGAAVERYLANGRKESPASASEGDGPPRTQKERDGGGDQREKERAPAEGKKGQERYSPTQMDSPSPPPSPANRADAGEDAEEQKPRAEAKVGERARRGEGDAPRRPAGSSATARRSRSPAQKTAAASQARRTPPRQYQEPPPRSRRASPPPAWSNRDRERERDRERDRERERDRERDRERDRERVASRGGRSRSPRRRNRSRSRSQRRQSPPNRSRRSPSPQRRRRSSRSLSRERARERDQERVRQRELDQERDRVKEPLLPKDVPPPNRSSSSSSSSSGSSSSSSSSPSPQREKKDAKAAPKMEDEKRGDREQKGRPSRDSSHAPTSGGRGSQSDSRRSDIPSRRSPPLPPLPPPAASQPETKPPSRAPSRKSPLAAPQEPEQPVRSESAVNGKEASTIKKASRSSSSSSSSSSSSSSSSSSSSSDSSDSEVEQGKGKTVKAQSSPSSSSSSENEKETKKKRSGSRPSPSRSSRGRRRK; encoded by the exons ATGTACAATGGGATCGGCCTGACGACTCCGCGGGGCAGCGGCACGAATGGCTACGTGCAGCGCAACCTGTCGAGCCTGCGGGTCAAGCGTCCGCGGGACGAGCGCGGCGGCGAGCGGGACGAGAAGGACCGGGAGAGGCTGGAGAGCCAGCTCAACAGACAGCCCAACGCCGACATCCTGGAGCACCAACGGAAGAGGCAGCTGGAGGTCAAGTGTGCCGAGCTGcaggacatgatggaggagcaagG GTATTCGGCTGAGGAGATCGAGGAGAAGGTGAACAGCTTCCGTATGATGCTGCAGGAGAAGCAGGAGCCGGCTCCCGCCGCCACCGACAGACCGAC GGCGACGGAGACTCACGCTCTGGCCGCAGCCAACCAGCAGAAGAACGACCGTCTTCGCGCCGCTTTCGGCATCTCCAGCGACTACGTGGACGGCTCGTCCTTCCACGCCGACcgcaaggagaaggagaaggagaagaaggagcaggaccGCCTGGAGAGGGAGCGGCAGCAGCAGAAATATAC gtTGGTGGAAGATTCAGACAATTCAGATTCTCCTCCCAAGAAGCGCGGccggaagaagaaaaagaaaaacaagaacagagacag CAGCTCAGAGAGTCAGTCCCCATCTCCCCgacgagagaagaagaaatccaaaaagaagaaaaagaaacg TGAAGCGTCggaagacgaggaagaagaCGACGCCAG CTCTTCAGAGGAGACTCGGCAGGAgtcaaagaagaaaacaaagaagaatcCAAGTTCCAGTCCTCCGAAAGCGAAGGCGGTGCGACAGCGAAGCGCCTCCTCCAGCTCGGCTCACAG CCAGTCTCCGGCTCCACCGAGATCACGTCAACAGGACCAAACTGCAAGGAAAGgtgatgaaggaaggaaggggagatCCCCGgaaaggaggagacgaggataCGAGGAGAGCAGTCCGCCTCATCAGGGAGGAGAAGGG AAGAGGCCCCATCTTGAGAGGGAAAAAGAGCGTGACGTGGAGAAGACCTCCAAGAGGAGACACGACTCTTCATCGCCTTCTCCACCGCCGCCTGATAAAagcagggagaaggagaaaaggaggcGTTCAAGGAGCATGGAAAacgagagggagaaagggaggcgTTCAAGGAGCATGGAAAacgagagggagaaagggaggcgTTCAAGGAGCATGGAAAacgagagggagaaagggaggcgTTCCAGGAgcatggagaaggagagaggaaggagccCCCGAagcagagaggtggagagagggaggcgtTCGAGGAGCAGAGGCAACGCGAGGGGGAGGCGTTCAAGGAGCAGAGACAACGAGAGGGCGAGGGGGAGGCGCTCCAGGAGCAGAGACGTGGAGAAAGGGAGGCGTTCAAGAAGCAGAGAAAGGAGggacaaaggaaaggagagtgTTCCTCAGAGGATCAGGAATGACTCGTCTTCGTcccgttctcctcctcctcctcctcctcctcctcctcctcccaaacAGGAAACTAGGAGGGAAAGGAGCAGAGACACTGAGCAGGAAAAAGACAGGAATAAACAGGACAAAAAGACGAGACGtggctcctcgtcctcctcgcctCCCCCTGTGAAGGACAGGCCTcggagagagaggagcgaaGAGAGGGAGCGTAGGACCGACAGAGGCCTGGACTCCAGGAAAGACCCCGGTAAGAGACAGGAGAAAGAGCCGTCTCCTCTCCAACAGAAGAACGAccggaggagggatggaggacgCCCGTCGCCCGTCACCAACGGCCgtcaaagagagagggaggacgagaggaggcgaggaaaaGACGGCGATGGCGCCAAGGAGAAGGACCGGCTTCCCAACAAGCAGAGGGAACACGATGGAGAGCGAGCTCAAGAAGGCGGCCGGAAGGGAGGCGAGGATGTCCGCTCCTCTGCAGGAACTAGGCGAGACCGGTCCAGAGCCACCGAGAAAGGCGCGAGACCTGAGAAGGCGAGGAGCCCTCCTCCGACCAAGGAGAACCGAGACGACAAGGAGAAACGGGCCGAGAAGAAAcgggagagcagcagcagcagcagtgggagcagcagcagcagcagcagcagcagcagcagcagcgggagTGACAGCGAcagctcctcgtcctcctcgtcttcatcctcgTCCTCTGAAGATGAGGCCAAGGGGAAGAAGTCCGCGTCAGAAGCGACGGAAAGTAGCGTCCCCTCGAAAAGTGTCCCGGCCGCCATCGGCGCCGCAGTCGAACGCTATTTGGCCAACGGTAGAAAAGAAAGCCCCGCCTCCGCCTCCGAGGGTGACGGGCCTCCGAGAACCCAGAAGGAGCGAGACGGGGGAGGAGaccagagggagaaggagagagctCCTGCAGAGGGGAAGAAAGGCCAGGAGCGCTACAGCCCCACGCAGATGGACAGCCCCAGTCCTCCTCCGTCCCCGGCCAACAGAGCAGACGCCGGCGAGGACGCCGAGGAACAGAAACCCAGGGCGGAGGCCAAAGTCGGGGAGAGGGCGCGAAGAGGGGAGGGCGATGCGCCCAGGAGGCCCGCCGGGTCCAGCGCCACAGCCAGGAGGTCACGCTCTCCGGCCCAGAAGACCGCCGCCGCCTCCCAAGCACGTCGCACTCCACCCAGGCAGTATCAGGAACCCCCGCCCCGATCCAGgagagcttctcctcctccggccTGGTCCAACcgggacagggagagagagagagatagagagagggacagggagagagagagagatagagagagggacagggagagagaccgTGAGCGGGTTGCCTCGAGGGGGGGCCGGTCCAGAAGCCCAAGAAGGCGCAACAGGTCCAGGTCTAGAAGCCAGAGGAGGCAAAGTCCCCCCAACAG gtcccgGCGCTCCCCCTCTCCACAGCGCCGGAGGAGGAGCAGTCGCTCCCTCTccagagagagggcgagagaacGAGACCAGGAGAGGGTCCGGCAGAGGGAGCTGGACCAAGAGAGAGACCGGGTGAAGGAGCCTCTCCTCCCAAAAGATGTTCCCCCGCCCAACaggtcctcctcttcctcctcttcctcctccggctcctcctcttcctcttcgtcctcgCCTTCACCACAGCGAGAGAAGAAAGACGCAAAAGCGGCGCCGAAGATGGAGGACGAGAAGAGGGGGGACCGAGAGCAGAAGGGCCGCCCCTCCAGAGACTCCTCCCACGCCCCGACCtcgggggggaggggctccCAGTCGGACTCCCGGCGCTCCGACATTCCCTCCAGAaggtctcctcctcttcctcctcttcctcctccggcCGCCAGCCAACCGGAAACCAAACCGCCGTCTCGAGCTCCGAGCAGGAAGTCTCCGTTGGCGGCGCCTCAGGAGCCGGAGCAGCCGGTCAGGAGCGAGAGCGCCGTGAACGGGAAGGAGGCGAGCACGATCAAGAAGGCCAGTcggagcagcagctccagctccagctcctcgtcctcctcctcttcctcctcttcctcgtcctcttcagACAGCTCCGACTCCGAAGTGGAGCAAGGAAAAGG gAAGACGGTCAAAGCTCAAAGCtctccttcctcgtcctcctcatcgGAGAACGAAAAGGAAACTAAGAAAAAGAG GAGCGGCAGCAGACCGTCGCCGAGCCGCTCGTCAAGAGGCAGACGGAGGAAATGA